In Synergistaceae bacterium, a single genomic region encodes these proteins:
- the mltG gene encoding endolytic transglycosylase MltG, which translates to MQTKYNNSRERVRPHKLTRRKPKLYGIFIIFFMLSWAAIAGMAFSYYTKTPLKFWDGLLPIPDGNTISVTISSGMTALQAARAFEIQGALESGSPSQLARWLAKFGIDKKIRAGNYSVVPSDPWNLARQLKTAKPALLKLQILPGLDIFALAENLETQDSRFNIAAFTRALLNDSNYPDEMQDLIKSITDDEYTRIAFLEPETYLLVERTPDEAVQAASLAWWKLRGDLIKAKKLDSSHLVDAAIIASMIEREVLHDSECPTVAGVINNRIKSNMALQIDATVVYAWRLAGRKLTRVLNKDLEIDSPYNTYKISGLPPKPICIPGTAAWGAALEPEVNDYYYYVANKNGYHYFSKSFREHQQNIRLVRSEK; encoded by the coding sequence TTGCAGACAAAATATAATAATTCACGTGAACGAGTCAGACCTCACAAATTAACCCGGAGAAAGCCTAAATTATACGGGATATTTATTATATTCTTTATGTTATCATGGGCAGCAATTGCGGGAATGGCTTTCTCATATTACACAAAGACTCCGCTGAAATTCTGGGACGGTTTACTGCCTATTCCTGATGGCAATACAATAAGTGTTACTATTTCAAGCGGCATGACAGCTTTACAGGCAGCACGTGCTTTTGAGATTCAGGGAGCACTTGAAAGCGGTTCACCTTCACAATTAGCGCGTTGGCTCGCAAAATTCGGCATTGACAAGAAAATTAGAGCCGGTAATTATTCCGTTGTGCCTTCAGATCCGTGGAACTTAGCAAGACAGTTAAAGACGGCCAAGCCAGCACTACTGAAATTACAAATTTTGCCGGGACTTGATATTTTTGCGCTTGCTGAAAATTTAGAGACTCAAGACAGCAGATTTAATATAGCAGCTTTCACACGGGCATTACTTAACGACTCAAATTATCCGGACGAAATGCAGGACTTAATAAAATCTATCACCGATGACGAATACACGAGAATAGCATTTCTTGAGCCTGAGACTTATTTATTAGTCGAACGAACACCCGACGAAGCTGTTCAGGCGGCATCACTTGCATGGTGGAAATTACGCGGCGATTTAATCAAAGCAAAAAAATTAGATTCAAGCCATTTAGTTGACGCTGCTATAATTGCCTCAATGATTGAGCGTGAAGTCTTGCATGACTCAGAATGTCCTACAGTTGCCGGAGTAATTAATAACAGAATAAAATCAAATATGGCCCTGCAAATTGACGCTACAGTTGTGTATGCATGGAGACTCGCTGGCCGTAAACTAACGCGCGTATTGAATAAAGATTTAGAGATTGACTCGCCGTATAATACTTATAAGATTTCAGGATTACCCCCTAAGCCCATTTGTATACCCGGCACAGCAGCATGGGGAGCAGCCCTCGAACCTGAAGTAAACGATTATTATTATTATGTAGCGAATAAGAACGGCTATCACTATTTTTCTAAATCTTTCCGTGAACATCAGCAAAATATCAGGCTGGTACGCTCGGAAAAATAA
- the pilM gene encoding pilus assembly protein PilM: MRLFHPVKSSINAGIAIRNDGLGYIEIDENGEDIRHIRIPLEEGCMSNNSMKNFKMLERGFKQLIKETGKISVPVVIGIPSGDVIIRPLNFPTMSLDDIKSSLALNLEESFPFPSSEAIFDTIIIETPTSNRTVDTVSVLAAAVRRNYIDQLIEIANKLGIIVKAIEPANFAMLRAIPEDREGLCIFADRHNIVTTWEGHGIFFRTADNSNSFGDIRNTLQFVETQYKRVKLSKLILADVNVNITSGTDIEIVNFSSQFYKARGLAMRDPDDEYIMDLRPAEYIAFEKRKNSMNPNRIALILLMSGFGILSLGTILFANSRARILTRAIDHNRELISELQEHRMELMKNNTSLSQNKSQTEQVLNFLRGDIPILEVLNSIEANAGTGIKLNNADFTAGGTGFVVNITGTASDAESLESLSEGLKQSGLFESVVIPGTSQVKNLVNFSLILNIKGDFYNAK, translated from the coding sequence ATGCGGCTATTTCATCCTGTTAAATCAAGTATAAATGCGGGAATTGCTATAAGAAATGACGGACTCGGTTATATAGAAATTGACGAGAACGGCGAAGATATTAGACATATTAGAATTCCCTTAGAAGAAGGCTGCATGAGTAATAACTCAATGAAAAATTTTAAAATGTTAGAGCGCGGATTTAAGCAGCTAATAAAAGAAACCGGCAAAATTTCCGTCCCAGTAGTTATAGGCATTCCTTCAGGCGATGTAATAATAAGGCCCCTGAACTTCCCGACAATGAGCCTAGATGACATAAAAAGCTCGTTAGCACTAAATCTTGAAGAGAGTTTCCCATTTCCGAGTTCTGAAGCAATTTTTGACACGATTATAATAGAGACTCCTACATCAAATAGAACTGTCGATACTGTTAGCGTTCTTGCTGCAGCTGTCAGAAGAAATTATATAGATCAATTAATAGAAATCGCCAACAAATTAGGAATTATTGTTAAAGCAATAGAGCCCGCAAATTTTGCCATGTTACGCGCAATTCCTGAAGACCGCGAGGGACTTTGTATTTTTGCAGATCGACACAATATAGTAACGACTTGGGAAGGGCACGGGATTTTTTTCAGGACTGCAGATAATTCTAATAGTTTCGGGGACATTCGCAACACTCTGCAATTTGTTGAGACTCAATATAAGCGCGTCAAACTCAGTAAATTAATTCTTGCAGACGTAAACGTAAATATAACTTCCGGGACTGATATAGAAATCGTAAATTTTTCCAGCCAGTTCTACAAAGCACGCGGACTAGCAATGAGAGACCCCGATGACGAATATATAATGGACTTGCGCCCGGCCGAATATATAGCATTCGAGAAACGCAAAAACTCAATGAATCCAAATAGAATCGCGTTAATTTTATTGATGTCGGGATTCGGGATTCTATCACTGGGAACTATTTTATTTGCAAACTCACGAGCTAGAATTTTAACACGTGCTATAGATCATAACCGCGAACTTATCAGCGAGCTTCAAGAACATAGAATGGAACTCATGAAAAATAATACTTCACTCTCTCAAAATAAATCACAAACTGAGCAGGTATTAAATTTTTTGCGCGGTGATATTCCCATTTTAGAAGTCTTAAACTCAATCGAGGCAAATGCAGGCACGGGAATCAAATTAAATAATGCAGATTTTACAGCAGGAGGCACGGGATTTGTCGTAAATATAACCGGTACGGCTTCAGATGCTGAGTCTTTGGAATCTTTGAGCGAGGGACTCAAACAAAGCGGACTATTTGAGAGTGTAGTAATTCCCGGGACTTCTCAAGTCAAGAATCTCGTAAATTTCAGCCTTATTCTTAACATAAAAGGAGATTTCTATAATGCAAAATAA
- a CDS encoding PD-(D/E)XK nuclease family protein, with translation MKTCYITVSDIALCQRCPALLAYKLHRRQKSAWTVGINGSEYYGSIFHKNIAQVFFEAAYNDMSPLHDEIIDAVKSSPENGKLENLIREKIFLPFAAMNSEKFTANQLLAVASGIKIWVKAMSEFFSGINSHDKIFIKPEQDLQGIYTLEYGYLSIKGRYDALLFNPDKGEVRLFEFKAYNKSDITVPLAQSLVYAWLIAKKTGITPSIEIIYLDEKSPDIFDSVSVAAMIKSNLPDLFNTVWQVISLKSKKFPEIRGDKKLCAKCKYKYSCDKDRAINFRSRRGASLVSLLVFFLTAALIMTQVFFFSVQSFESLTEDREIMGVRLALENLISQAKKSITQINNLNDVYYYEITNKAKSFYSDEGTRILSKSASDGKMTVNIHNLDYKLYDTSLKDEGKYILQKPYEQLFPAMPGKFLIRAYAPIDNNNNCLMIEEVVSNDVDKTTIFHQEVWFRE, from the coding sequence ATGAAGACTTGTTATATTACAGTTAGCGATATTGCTTTGTGTCAAAGATGTCCGGCCCTGCTCGCTTATAAATTGCACAGGAGGCAAAAATCAGCGTGGACTGTCGGAATTAACGGAAGTGAGTATTACGGCTCAATTTTTCACAAGAATATAGCGCAGGTATTTTTTGAGGCAGCTTATAATGATATGAGTCCTTTACACGATGAGATTATTGACGCAGTTAAAAGCAGTCCGGAAAATGGAAAACTTGAGAATTTGATTCGTGAAAAAATTTTCTTGCCGTTTGCCGCTATGAACTCAGAAAAATTTACGGCGAATCAATTATTAGCGGTCGCTTCAGGCATAAAAATATGGGTTAAAGCAATGTCTGAATTTTTCAGCGGGATTAATTCACACGATAAAATTTTTATTAAACCTGAGCAGGATTTACAAGGCATTTATACTCTTGAATACGGCTATTTGTCGATTAAGGGACGCTATGACGCACTATTATTTAATCCCGATAAAGGTGAAGTCCGATTATTCGAGTTCAAAGCATATAACAAGAGTGATATAACTGTGCCGCTTGCTCAAAGTCTCGTTTATGCTTGGCTGATTGCTAAGAAGACAGGTATAACGCCCTCAATTGAGATAATTTATCTTGATGAGAAATCGCCCGATATTTTTGACTCTGTGAGCGTTGCTGCTATGATAAAATCAAATTTGCCGGATTTATTTAATACAGTCTGGCAAGTTATTTCGCTAAAATCTAAAAAATTTCCTGAAATCAGAGGCGATAAAAAATTGTGTGCTAAATGCAAATATAAATATTCATGCGATAAAGACAGAGCGATAAATTTTAGGAGTCGGCGCGGGGCTTCACTTGTGAGTCTGTTAGTTTTCTTTCTGACAGCAGCATTAATAATGACTCAAGTTTTCTTTTTCTCCGTGCAGTCATTTGAGTCCCTCACTGAAGACCGCGAAATCATGGGAGTTAGACTCGCCCTTGAGAATTTAATTTCACAAGCAAAAAAATCCATAACTCAAATTAATAATTTAAACGATGTCTATTATTACGAAATAACAAATAAAGCTAAGTCATTTTATTCTGATGAGGGGACAAGAATATTATCAAAATCTGCATCAGACGGCAAAATGACAGTGAATATACATAATCTGGATTATAAATTATATGATACGTCTTTGAAAGATGAAGGAAAATATATCTTGCAAAAACCGTATGAACAGCTATTCCCAGCCATGCCCGGAAAATTTTTAATCAGGGCTTATGCTCCAATTGATAATAATAATAATTGTTTAATGATTGAGGAAGTTGTAAGCAATGATGTAGACAAGACTACAATTTTCCATCAGGAAGTGTGGTTCAGAGAATAA
- a CDS encoding type II toxin-antitoxin system HicB family antitoxin, which produces MTITRDKDGYYIGSIPSLPGCHTQARTLEELDSNMKEAIQLYDYNDDIEFIGLQKIAM; this is translated from the coding sequence ATGACAATCACAAGAGATAAAGACGGCTATTATATCGGGAGCATTCCATCATTGCCCGGGTGTCATACTCAGGCGAGGACTCTTGAAGAACTTGACTCAAACATGAAGGAAGCTATACAACTTTATGATTATAATGATGATATTGAGTTTATAGGACTTCAAAAAATTGCTATGTAA
- the rsmH gene encoding 16S rRNA (cytosine(1402)-N(4))-methyltransferase RsmH has protein sequence MYHEPVMLNEVIELIRTHSNNKSNLRILDGTLGLGGYSEALLKNFSNPYILGIDRDESAINFSRERLKDFNNFEALHANFGDLDSIIKNFDPFDVFVFDLGVSNMQISSPERGFSFNIDGPLDMRMNPDGDSLTAREILRDYDSKTLAKIFWDYGEERFSRQIASAIKRTKSPINTTFELVNLIRSTLPQPIQRKMGTHPARRIFQALRIYINNESGELENLLKSLRKINNDAIIIFVSYHSLEDRLIKKNFRQWQIDNHGKILTRHPLTPSENEIELNYKSRSAKLRAFCIISN, from the coding sequence ATGTATCATGAGCCAGTAATGTTAAATGAAGTTATAGAATTAATACGCACTCACTCAAATAATAAATCAAACTTGCGAATCCTTGACGGGACACTTGGACTCGGCGGTTATTCTGAGGCACTGTTAAAAAATTTTAGTAATCCTTATATTCTCGGAATTGACAGGGACGAGTCAGCTATAAATTTTTCACGCGAGAGACTCAAGGATTTTAACAATTTCGAGGCACTTCACGCAAATTTCGGGGATCTTGACTCAATAATAAAAAATTTTGATCCGTTCGATGTATTTGTCTTTGATTTAGGAGTGTCGAACATGCAAATTTCTTCACCTGAACGCGGCTTCTCGTTCAACATTGACGGCCCTCTTGATATGCGAATGAATCCGGACGGCGACTCATTGACTGCACGGGAGATTTTGCGGGACTACGACTCTAAGACTCTTGCAAAAATTTTCTGGGACTACGGAGAAGAGAGATTTTCACGTCAAATAGCTTCAGCCATAAAACGCACTAAATCGCCGATTAATACTACATTTGAACTCGTGAATCTGATTCGCTCGACATTGCCGCAGCCCATTCAACGAAAAATGGGAACTCATCCCGCACGCAGAATCTTTCAGGCTCTGAGAATTTACATAAATAACGAGTCCGGAGAACTTGAAAACTTGCTGAAATCTTTACGCAAAATAAATAATGACGCAATTATAATATTTGTCTCGTATCATTCACTTGAAGACAGGTTAATCAAGAAAAATTTTAGACAATGGCAAATTGATAATCACGGGAAGATTTTGACTCGGCATCCTTTGACACCTTCAGAAAATGAGATCGAATTAAATTATAAATCCCGCAGTGCAAAATTAAGGGCATTTTGTATTATTTCAAACTAG
- a CDS encoding penicillin-binding protein 2: MPSKSRLNRAGNPWILFILAFIITGGTLTARHCWPNPRIVQQSQHQYWKRVPLDAARGIIQDSKGNALVISETLPSFAIDPSIIDISNDIPELAQVLSPDILNRVRNAMGTRSRFMWLNHKISESQAEIFQELMPKIRALIQIDEPYRKYTNQRLMSHILGFCNVDNRGLAGIEQAWDTTLYTPPGQKIVVRRPGSQPASLLEEESEHRTVTPIVTLTVDSRIQYVVEKHLFKAAEDNGAKWAAAICMNPNTGEILSMASWPTYDASNRKTLLTTESLSNGAVSRGYEPGSTFKPIYLSIALERGWAQKDEIFFCPARLKVADGYIKESYPVAMGNIDTAQLLIKSSNVGMAQIGIRAERTKMYECLQALGFGQEPDIELPGVARGILPYPENWRGVTPANIAIGQGLAVTPLQLITAMAPIVNGGKLMSPYIVKEAMNSRGEIVYKGEPKVMREVITPETAEWIRGAMRRVVLEGTGRRAATDITELAGKTGTAQVPEKGKYSATRYVASFIGFWPYEDPKYLMLVVIGEPTSGRIYGGELAAPSFKAIVEEMAELEYYS; encoded by the coding sequence ATGCCGTCAAAATCACGTCTTAACAGGGCTGGAAATCCCTGGATATTATTTATTCTTGCGTTCATTATTACCGGAGGAACTTTAACGGCTCGACATTGCTGGCCAAATCCCCGAATCGTTCAGCAATCACAGCATCAATATTGGAAACGAGTCCCCCTTGATGCAGCACGCGGAATAATTCAAGACTCAAAAGGTAACGCATTAGTCATTTCTGAAACTCTGCCGTCATTTGCTATAGATCCGTCAATTATTGATATTTCGAACGATATTCCCGAACTCGCTCAAGTTTTATCGCCCGATATTCTTAATCGAGTCCGTAATGCAATGGGTACACGCTCGCGATTCATGTGGCTTAATCACAAAATTTCTGAATCACAGGCCGAAATCTTTCAAGAGTTAATGCCAAAAATTAGAGCACTTATTCAAATCGATGAGCCGTATAGAAAATATACAAATCAGCGTTTAATGTCGCATATTTTAGGATTCTGCAACGTCGACAACAGGGGACTCGCAGGAATCGAACAGGCATGGGACACGACTCTATACACTCCGCCCGGTCAAAAAATTGTAGTTCGCCGTCCGGGAAGTCAGCCCGCTTCACTCTTAGAAGAAGAATCAGAACATAGAACAGTAACTCCGATTGTAACTCTTACAGTTGACAGCAGAATTCAATATGTCGTCGAGAAACATTTATTTAAGGCGGCAGAAGACAACGGGGCAAAATGGGCGGCCGCAATTTGTATGAATCCTAACACCGGCGAAATTTTATCAATGGCAAGCTGGCCTACTTATGACGCTTCTAATAGGAAGACTCTTTTAACGACTGAGTCATTATCAAACGGGGCTGTCAGTCGAGGCTATGAACCGGGATCTACTTTTAAGCCGATATATTTAAGTATTGCACTTGAACGGGGCTGGGCTCAGAAAGACGAAATATTTTTTTGCCCGGCAAGATTAAAAGTTGCTGACGGTTACATAAAAGAGTCTTATCCTGTAGCAATGGGCAATATCGACACGGCTCAATTATTAATAAAATCTTCAAACGTGGGCATGGCTCAAATCGGAATCAGAGCAGAACGCACTAAAATGTATGAATGTCTTCAGGCACTCGGATTCGGTCAAGAGCCCGATATAGAATTACCCGGAGTCGCTCGCGGAATTTTGCCTTATCCTGAAAACTGGCGCGGAGTTACTCCCGCAAATATTGCGATCGGTCAGGGCTTGGCCGTTACTCCTTTGCAATTAATTACTGCGATGGCTCCAATCGTGAACGGCGGGAAGTTAATGAGTCCTTATATAGTTAAGGAAGCAATGAATTCACGCGGCGAAATAGTTTACAAGGGCGAACCTAAAGTAATGCGCGAGGTTATTACTCCTGAGACAGCCGAATGGATAAGAGGGGCAATGCGCAGAGTCGTTCTTGAAGGCACAGGCAGAAGAGCAGCTACTGATATTACGGAATTAGCAGGCAAAACAGGAACGGCACAAGTTCCGGAAAAAGGCAAATATTCGGCGACTCGTTATGTTGCTTCGTTTATAGGATTCTGGCCGTATGAAGACCCTAAATATTTAATGCTTGTAGTAATAGGCGAACCCACGAGCGGGAGAATTTACGGCGGTGAACTCGCTGCACCGTCATTTAAGGCAATTGTTGAAGAAATGGCAGAACTCGAATATTATTCATAA
- a CDS encoding UDP-N-acetylmuramoyl-L-alanyl-D-glutamate--2,6-diaminopimelate ligase, translating to MSAKFDNVLRLIRANDKNNSVRIINQDNFNPEIFDVISDSRDVKAGTLFAAIKGDTSDGHDYINNAESKGACAVLCEREVDSKLPQIIVPRVRDFLGEVASLVYDHPSSKLLMVGVTGTNGKTTTTYIIRSILQAAGIKTGLLGTIIESDGNIEKDADRTTPESCIIQRQLFNMVNNKCGACVMETSSHGLYLGRIKGALYDVAIFTNLYPEHLDFHLNMDNYFAAKKLLFTDYTKPNFTGAANFDDLYGKRLLAEFYGKIRGFGLSEDADSRVVVSHGAINGTDLAVNCNKYGPIRLHSPLVGDFNIMNTLCAVTAMRGRIDDSAIIDGVANVPQIPGRLERIDLQNGACCFVDFAHTPSALKSVLSVIRKLSGKDAKIISIFGHGGGRYEKNRPELARAASEFADEIIITSDNARDEDPQLIANSIAEGATIPYKIILDRAEAVKFALDNSKKGDILVITGKGPEKFLLIKDKKIPYNDTQEIIKWRDSH from the coding sequence TTGAGCGCAAAATTTGATAATGTCCTGAGACTAATACGGGCAAATGACAAAAATAATTCTGTTCGCATTATTAATCAGGACAATTTTAATCCCGAAATTTTTGACGTAATATCAGACAGCAGAGACGTTAAAGCAGGGACTTTATTTGCTGCAATCAAAGGCGATACTTCAGACGGACATGACTATATTAATAACGCTGAGTCAAAAGGTGCGTGCGCTGTTTTGTGTGAACGCGAAGTAGATTCTAAATTGCCGCAAATTATCGTACCCAGAGTCCGCGATTTTCTCGGTGAAGTAGCTTCACTTGTCTATGATCACCCTTCAAGTAAATTATTAATGGTCGGAGTTACAGGCACAAACGGCAAAACTACAACGACATATATAATAAGAAGTATTTTACAGGCCGCAGGAATTAAAACGGGCTTACTCGGAACGATTATAGAGAGCGACGGCAATATCGAGAAAGATGCAGACAGGACGACTCCTGAAAGCTGCATAATTCAGAGACAATTATTTAACATGGTAAATAATAAATGCGGTGCTTGCGTAATGGAGACTTCATCACACGGGCTGTATTTAGGGCGCATTAAGGGAGCTTTATACGACGTAGCAATCTTCACAAATTTATATCCTGAACACTTAGATTTTCATTTGAACATGGATAATTATTTCGCGGCGAAAAAATTATTATTTACTGATTATACAAAGCCGAATTTTACAGGAGCGGCAAATTTTGATGATTTATACGGGAAGAGATTATTAGCTGAATTTTACGGGAAGATTCGCGGGTTCGGACTGAGTGAAGACGCTGACTCAAGAGTTGTTGTCTCACATGGCGCTATTAACGGCACTGATTTAGCTGTTAACTGCAATAAATACGGCCCTATCAGGCTTCATTCTCCATTAGTCGGCGATTTTAATATTATGAACACCCTTTGTGCTGTAACTGCAATGCGCGGACGAATTGATGACTCCGCAATTATTGACGGAGTCGCAAATGTTCCGCAGATTCCCGGCCGTCTTGAAAGAATTGATTTACAAAACGGTGCTTGCTGCTTTGTAGATTTCGCTCATACTCCTTCAGCTTTAAAAAGTGTCTTGAGCGTAATTCGTAAATTATCAGGCAAAGACGCTAAAATTATTTCTATATTTGGACACGGGGGCGGACGTTACGAGAAAAACCGGCCGGAACTAGCAAGGGCAGCTTCAGAATTTGCGGACGAAATTATTATCACGTCAGACAATGCACGCGACGAAGACCCGCAGTTAATAGCAAACTCAATCGCAGAGGGCGCAACTATACCATATAAAATTATTCTTGACCGAGCCGAAGCCGTAAAATTTGCGCTTGATAACTCAAAGAAGGGCGATATACTCGTAATAACGGGTAAGGGGCCGGAAAAATTTTTGTTAATCAAGGATAAGAAAATTCCCTATAATGACACACAAGAAATCATAAAATGGAGGGACTCACACTAA
- a CDS encoding UDP-N-acetylmuramoyl-tripeptide--D-alanyl-D-alanine ligase has translation MPLDTEILILEFGANKPGEIRELTDYFPPTLAVLTAIEPVHLEGFKTLSGVLREKLEITNSPLIESIVYNNDNALLSEHFKYVVKSMGVGEWKDSDFVISLDNSEYNLPAMSFVLAHRPTQEVARFTANVWGRHNVMPLALAASVGHELGIRLQDSSDALKDFEALSGRGRIIFPEENKFIVDDAYNANPASMKASLETFSRVQTSGKIAVLGDMLELGEDKIYFHKELEPLLDGLDKVILVGSLWREALQDNERYIFVPDWQGGLNELRNLMNNLDWHGILIKASQSVGLSNIVKEITA, from the coding sequence ATGCCGCTCGATACTGAAATATTAATTCTTGAGTTCGGAGCAAACAAGCCCGGAGAAATTCGCGAACTTACTGACTACTTCCCGCCCACTTTGGCAGTATTGACAGCTATTGAGCCCGTCCATCTTGAAGGATTCAAGACTCTTAGCGGTGTATTGCGTGAAAAGCTCGAAATAACTAACTCGCCATTAATTGAAAGCATTGTTTATAATAACGATAATGCATTACTCAGCGAACATTTTAAATATGTCGTTAAATCAATGGGAGTCGGCGAATGGAAGGACTCGGATTTTGTAATCAGCCTCGATAATTCAGAATATAATTTGCCTGCTATGTCATTTGTCTTAGCTCACAGACCGACTCAGGAAGTCGCGCGCTTTACTGCAAATGTATGGGGCCGTCATAACGTAATGCCTTTAGCTTTGGCCGCTTCAGTGGGTCATGAGTTAGGCATAAGATTACAGGACTCATCGGACGCGTTAAAAGATTTTGAGGCTTTATCAGGGCGGGGCAGAATAATATTCCCTGAAGAGAATAAATTTATAGTCGACGACGCATATAACGCGAACCCGGCATCAATGAAGGCATCACTTGAAACTTTTTCACGAGTCCAGACTTCCGGAAAAATAGCAGTGTTAGGCGACATGTTAGAACTCGGCGAAGATAAAATTTATTTTCACAAGGAACTAGAGCCGTTATTAGATGGGCTTGATAAAGTTATTCTTGTCGGAAGTTTATGGCGTGAGGCTTTGCAGGATAATGAGAGATATATTTTTGTACCTGACTGGCAGGGGGGCTTAAATGAATTAAGAAATCTCATGAATAATCTTGATTGGCACGGAATATTAATAAAGGCCTCTCAAAGTGTCGGACTTAGCAATATAGTAAAGGAAATCACAGCATGA
- a CDS encoding phospho-N-acetylmuramoyl-pentapeptide-transferase, with protein MKFLYALIFLVMSLALQYIWIKIQRHIHLTQQQKSYGVNIEVEIKSATPSMGGVVFLCLAIIALILDFSVDSLIFWSLPVLSGVIGFIDDWLKFRTHTSEGFRSLSKLKAQLILCAVWVIIIFLRGNLALWPGVYDLGGWLAIPVAFLMTAGTINAVNITDGLDGLATGSFLISLAVMLILIPVNEFNAKILIELFFMSAGFLFFNTRPAKTFMGDTGSHFLGGALAALCVMNGRTLAIIPAGFIFILEMLSSAIQIFTIRKLNKKVFLMAPLHHHYQKKGLDETAVTLRFWLVHAVGSVLISLAML; from the coding sequence ATGAAATTTTTATACGCGTTAATTTTTCTAGTAATGAGTCTTGCGCTTCAATATATCTGGATAAAGATTCAGAGGCATATACACTTGACTCAACAGCAAAAATCCTACGGCGTAAATATAGAAGTCGAAATAAAATCAGCTACTCCTTCAATGGGGGGAGTAGTTTTTTTATGCTTGGCAATAATCGCATTAATTCTTGATTTTTCCGTTGACTCGTTAATATTCTGGTCATTGCCTGTCTTGAGCGGCGTTATAGGCTTTATAGATGACTGGCTGAAATTCAGGACTCACACGAGCGAGGGATTTCGGAGTCTTTCAAAATTGAAGGCTCAATTAATTTTATGCGCTGTATGGGTAATAATTATATTTTTGCGCGGAAATTTGGCACTATGGCCGGGAGTTTATGATTTAGGGGGCTGGCTTGCGATTCCTGTAGCTTTCTTAATGACTGCGGGGACAATTAACGCAGTAAATATCACGGACGGACTTGACGGGCTTGCGACTGGGAGTTTTCTTATTTCGCTGGCTGTAATGCTTATATTAATTCCTGTTAATGAGTTCAACGCAAAAATTTTGATTGAATTATTCTTTATGAGTGCCGGATTCTTATTCTTTAACACCCGGCCCGCAAAAACTTTCATGGGTGATACTGGCTCGCATTTTCTCGGAGGGGCTTTGGCTGCTTTATGCGTAATGAATGGCCGAACTCTTGCGATAATCCCGGCGGGATTTATATTTATTCTCGAAATGTTATCATCGGCGATTCAGATTTTCACGATTCGCAAACTCAACAAAAAAGTTTTCTTAATGGCTCCGTTACATCATCACTATCAGAAAAAGGGACTTGACGAGACGGCGGTAACTCTAAGATTCTGGCTCGTTCATGCGGTCGGCTCTGTGTTAATTTCGCTTGCTATGTTATGA